In Rhodothermales bacterium, a single genomic region encodes these proteins:
- a CDS encoding sulfatase-like hydrolase/transferase: MPNPVSATSRRFPRTFALVALLLLATPTLAQRPNIVWISVEDMSPHLGVYGDPVAQTPNLDRLAAEGV; encoded by the coding sequence ATGCCCAACCCCGTTTCAGCGACCAGCCGGCGTTTCCCTCGAACGTTCGCGCTGGTCGCGCTGCTTTTACTCGCCACGCCGACGCTCGCTCAGCGGCCGAACATTGTCTGGATCTCGGTGGAAGACATGAGTCCCCACCTGGGCGTCTATGGCGACCCGGTCGCACAAACCCCCAATCTGGACCGCCTTGCCGCCGAGGGGGT